The Xiphias gladius isolate SHS-SW01 ecotype Sanya breed wild chromosome 4, ASM1685928v1, whole genome shotgun sequence genome includes a window with the following:
- the itpkb gene encoding inositol-trisphosphate 3-kinase B isoform X2, which translates to MAASALNLNGLGVMNSNQFHNQSGSSSTTSRARTSPVARPVLPVPDRSTYCQLLGGGALGGGLYSPTSPKTSPQTPGRTFVFPPSSSLCPSPTPRARSPSPRNPELLGVDVGQRVRRLSSPGGEERGEGDGQEERGGETGGGERREERRRQAQLLQIHRELQNVEVRGKVGIFEAHISGIRAQVLNSELQRSPRSPRRSTSQTPSHPSQGNTALKCPMTHPLESQVPSVVQNGRERGEEIMAGERREGERHKGEKDGGATKMNTENKTLLGQNGRHSETTMQTPCLDALFVVQASLEALDAATDREKEEGERLREKEGEKERGKVENKQMLEDEREWTEREVRDEKEDRLCPEMLLQTDTNRLAVNPETPALCQAQSSESSPSLLDITDQTANHSPSIPPSIPAVIITDHGLESQPQTSGSDQGPCCTPSPSSSPVPGVKSSTHSLRKLSSSSTSSAGFSSSWEESEEDISSDTEKGEQLLNPTLLSSKQKAHKSWKKIKNMVHWSPFVMSFKKKYPWIQLAGHAGSFKAGANGRILKKHCECEQRCLSLLMRDVLRPYVPGYHGDVEKDGQKYNQMEDLLAEFDFPCVMDCKMGVRTYLEEELTKARKKPSPRPDMYQKMIEVDPGAPTSEENDKKAVTKPRYMQWRETISSTATLGFRIEGVKKEDGTVNRDFKKTKTSEQVTVAFHDFVKGNKDILNGYLTRLKEIRDTLELSPFFKTHEVIGSSLLFVHDSKGRAKVWMIDFGKTTPLPDGEELTHRASWVEGNREDGYLFGLDSLVDIISSMVVSET; encoded by the exons ACCTTTGTCTTCCCCCCTTCATCCTCACTCTGCCCCAGCCCCACCCCTCGTGCTCGCTCCCCCTCCCCGCGAAACCCGGAGCTTCTAGGAGTCGATGTTGGCCAGCGGGTTCGACGCCTGAGCTCGCCCGGTggtgaagagagaggggaaggagacgggcaagaggagaggggaggagagacgggaggaggagagaggcgagaggagaggagacgccAGGCACAGCTGCTGCAAATTCACAGAGAGCTGCAGAACGTTGAG GTCAGGGGAAAAGTGGGCATTTTTGAAGCCCACATTTCCGGGATTCGTGCCCAGGTGCTAAACAGTGAGCTCCAGCGCAGCCCTCGATCTCCAAGACGATCAACTAGCCAAACCCCTTCCCATCCCAGCCAAGGAAACACAGCCCTTAAATGCCCAATGACCCACCCACTAGAGAGTCAAGTTCCCTCCGTTGTCCAAAatgggagagaaaggggggaagaaATAATGgcaggagaaaggagagaaggagaaaggcaCAAGGGCGAGAAGGACGGCGGTGCTACTAAAATGAACACAGAGAATAAGACACTGCTTGGTCAAAATGGCCGCCATTCAGAAACAACAATGCAAACTCCCTGTTTAGATGCGCTGTTTGTTGTTCAGGCTTCACTTGAGGCATTAGATGCagcaacagacagagagaaagaagaaggagaaagactgagagaaaaggagggagaaaaagaaagagggaaggtagaaaacaaacaaatgctggaagatgaaagagaatggacagagagagaggtgagagatgagaaagaggaCCGGTTGTGTCCTGAGATGCTGctccagacagacacaaacaggtTGGCGGTTAACCCAGAAACCCCTGCTTTGTGTCAGGCACAAAGCAGTGAGAGCTCCCCTTCTTTGTTGGACATCACTGATCAAACTGCTAACcactctccctccatccctccctccatccctgcaGTCATAATAACTGACCATGGATTGGAAAGCCAGCCTCAAACTTCCGGCTCAGACCAGGGACCATGCTGCACCCCTAGCCCCAGTTCTAGCCCTGTCCCTGGGGTCAAATCGTCCACACACTCCCTCAGGAAGCTGTCGTCCTCCTCTACCTCTTCGGCCGGTTTCTCCTCATCTTGGGAAGAGTCAGAGGAGGATATTTCCAGCGATACGGAGAAAGGGGAGCAGCTTCTCAACCCTACGCTCCTTAGTTCTAAACAGAAAGCA CACAAGTCTTGGAAGAAGATTAAGAACATGGTCCACTGGTCTCCATTTGTCATGTCCTTCAAGAAAAAATATCCCTGGATACAACTGGCTGGGCACGCAG GGAGCTTCAAGGCAGGAGCCAACGGCCGCATTTTAAAA AAACACTGTGAATGTGAGCAGCGCTGCTTGTCCCTCCTGATGAGGGATGTGCTGCGCCCGTACGTCCCGGGTTACCATGGAGACGTAGAGAAGGACGGACAGAAATACAACCAGATGGAGGATCTGCTGGCTGAGTTCGACTTTCCATGTGTGATGGACTGCAAGATGGGAGTAAG GACCTACCTTGAGGAAGAGCTGACCAAAGCTCGTAAGAAGCCCTCTCCGAGACCTGACATGTATCAGAAAATGATTGAAGTTGATCCCGGGGCGCCTACATCAGAGGAAAACGACAAGAAAGCGGTGACCAAACCCAGATACATGCAGTGGAGAGAGACCATAAGCTCAACAGCCACCCTGGGATTTAGGATAGAAGGAGTCAAG AAGGAGGACGGGACAGTGAACAGAGATTTTAAGAAGACAAAGACGAGCGAGCAAGTTACTGTGGCCTTTCACGACTTTGTCAAAGGAAATAAGGACATACTG aatggtTATCTAACCAGGCTGAAGGAAATCAGAGACACTCTGGAGCTCTCCCCATTCTTCAAAACCCACGAG GTGATCGGCAGCTCCTTGTTATTCGTTCATGACAGTAAGGGACGGGCCAAAGTCTGGATGATTGACTTTGGGAAAACCACGCCTCTTCCTGACGGGGAGGAACTAACCCACCGGGCATCGTGGGTAGAGGGCAACAGAGAAGATGGCTACCTTTTTGGACTTGATAGCTTGGTGGACATCATTTCATCCATGGTGGTCTCTGAGACTTGA
- the itpkb gene encoding inositol-trisphosphate 3-kinase B isoform X1 has product MAASALNLNGLGVMNSSNQFHNQSGSSSTTSRARTSPVARPVLPVPDRSTYCQLLGGGALGGGLYSPTSPKTSPQTPGRTFVFPPSSSLCPSPTPRARSPSPRNPELLGVDVGQRVRRLSSPGGEERGEGDGQEERGGETGGGERREERRRQAQLLQIHRELQNVEVRGKVGIFEAHISGIRAQVLNSELQRSPRSPRRSTSQTPSHPSQGNTALKCPMTHPLESQVPSVVQNGRERGEEIMAGERREGERHKGEKDGGATKMNTENKTLLGQNGRHSETTMQTPCLDALFVVQASLEALDAATDREKEEGERLREKEGEKERGKVENKQMLEDEREWTEREVRDEKEDRLCPEMLLQTDTNRLAVNPETPALCQAQSSESSPSLLDITDQTANHSPSIPPSIPAVIITDHGLESQPQTSGSDQGPCCTPSPSSSPVPGVKSSTHSLRKLSSSSTSSAGFSSSWEESEEDISSDTEKGEQLLNPTLLSSKQKAHKSWKKIKNMVHWSPFVMSFKKKYPWIQLAGHAGSFKAGANGRILKKHCECEQRCLSLLMRDVLRPYVPGYHGDVEKDGQKYNQMEDLLAEFDFPCVMDCKMGVRTYLEEELTKARKKPSPRPDMYQKMIEVDPGAPTSEENDKKAVTKPRYMQWRETISSTATLGFRIEGVKKEDGTVNRDFKKTKTSEQVTVAFHDFVKGNKDILNGYLTRLKEIRDTLELSPFFKTHEVIGSSLLFVHDSKGRAKVWMIDFGKTTPLPDGEELTHRASWVEGNREDGYLFGLDSLVDIISSMVVSET; this is encoded by the exons ACCTTTGTCTTCCCCCCTTCATCCTCACTCTGCCCCAGCCCCACCCCTCGTGCTCGCTCCCCCTCCCCGCGAAACCCGGAGCTTCTAGGAGTCGATGTTGGCCAGCGGGTTCGACGCCTGAGCTCGCCCGGTggtgaagagagaggggaaggagacgggcaagaggagaggggaggagagacgggaggaggagagaggcgagaggagaggagacgccAGGCACAGCTGCTGCAAATTCACAGAGAGCTGCAGAACGTTGAG GTCAGGGGAAAAGTGGGCATTTTTGAAGCCCACATTTCCGGGATTCGTGCCCAGGTGCTAAACAGTGAGCTCCAGCGCAGCCCTCGATCTCCAAGACGATCAACTAGCCAAACCCCTTCCCATCCCAGCCAAGGAAACACAGCCCTTAAATGCCCAATGACCCACCCACTAGAGAGTCAAGTTCCCTCCGTTGTCCAAAatgggagagaaaggggggaagaaATAATGgcaggagaaaggagagaaggagaaaggcaCAAGGGCGAGAAGGACGGCGGTGCTACTAAAATGAACACAGAGAATAAGACACTGCTTGGTCAAAATGGCCGCCATTCAGAAACAACAATGCAAACTCCCTGTTTAGATGCGCTGTTTGTTGTTCAGGCTTCACTTGAGGCATTAGATGCagcaacagacagagagaaagaagaaggagaaagactgagagaaaaggagggagaaaaagaaagagggaaggtagaaaacaaacaaatgctggaagatgaaagagaatggacagagagagaggtgagagatgagaaagaggaCCGGTTGTGTCCTGAGATGCTGctccagacagacacaaacaggtTGGCGGTTAACCCAGAAACCCCTGCTTTGTGTCAGGCACAAAGCAGTGAGAGCTCCCCTTCTTTGTTGGACATCACTGATCAAACTGCTAACcactctccctccatccctccctccatccctgcaGTCATAATAACTGACCATGGATTGGAAAGCCAGCCTCAAACTTCCGGCTCAGACCAGGGACCATGCTGCACCCCTAGCCCCAGTTCTAGCCCTGTCCCTGGGGTCAAATCGTCCACACACTCCCTCAGGAAGCTGTCGTCCTCCTCTACCTCTTCGGCCGGTTTCTCCTCATCTTGGGAAGAGTCAGAGGAGGATATTTCCAGCGATACGGAGAAAGGGGAGCAGCTTCTCAACCCTACGCTCCTTAGTTCTAAACAGAAAGCA CACAAGTCTTGGAAGAAGATTAAGAACATGGTCCACTGGTCTCCATTTGTCATGTCCTTCAAGAAAAAATATCCCTGGATACAACTGGCTGGGCACGCAG GGAGCTTCAAGGCAGGAGCCAACGGCCGCATTTTAAAA AAACACTGTGAATGTGAGCAGCGCTGCTTGTCCCTCCTGATGAGGGATGTGCTGCGCCCGTACGTCCCGGGTTACCATGGAGACGTAGAGAAGGACGGACAGAAATACAACCAGATGGAGGATCTGCTGGCTGAGTTCGACTTTCCATGTGTGATGGACTGCAAGATGGGAGTAAG GACCTACCTTGAGGAAGAGCTGACCAAAGCTCGTAAGAAGCCCTCTCCGAGACCTGACATGTATCAGAAAATGATTGAAGTTGATCCCGGGGCGCCTACATCAGAGGAAAACGACAAGAAAGCGGTGACCAAACCCAGATACATGCAGTGGAGAGAGACCATAAGCTCAACAGCCACCCTGGGATTTAGGATAGAAGGAGTCAAG AAGGAGGACGGGACAGTGAACAGAGATTTTAAGAAGACAAAGACGAGCGAGCAAGTTACTGTGGCCTTTCACGACTTTGTCAAAGGAAATAAGGACATACTG aatggtTATCTAACCAGGCTGAAGGAAATCAGAGACACTCTGGAGCTCTCCCCATTCTTCAAAACCCACGAG GTGATCGGCAGCTCCTTGTTATTCGTTCATGACAGTAAGGGACGGGCCAAAGTCTGGATGATTGACTTTGGGAAAACCACGCCTCTTCCTGACGGGGAGGAACTAACCCACCGGGCATCGTGGGTAGAGGGCAACAGAGAAGATGGCTACCTTTTTGGACTTGATAGCTTGGTGGACATCATTTCATCCATGGTGGTCTCTGAGACTTGA